The DNA sequence TCCTTGATGTTAACCTGTAATGCTAGTATGTCCCTCTTGAGCCGGCAAAATATTTTGCCGGGGCGGCAGGAATCTTTTTGCAGGAGCCGAATTGACCATATTATGAAACATGATTCATTTCTTAGTGAGGAGGGTTGCCCATGGTGAAGACCTGGTTTCTGGCAGGACGTCCCTGGTCTTTGACGGCTACTTTTGTCCCGGTAACCCTGGGAGCCATCTTGGCCTGGGACCAAGGCTATTTTCATCCTTTTCTCTTCCTCTTGTCCCTGCTGGGGGGAGCGGCCATCCAGTTAGGGACCAATTACACCAATACCTACGGGGATTACATGTCCGGCGTGGATACCCTGGAGTCCAACCGCACCTCTCCCCAATTGGTGCTGGGCATGCTCAAACCGTCCCACATGCTGTGGGTGGGGATAGGTTGTTTTGCGGCGGCCGCCTTGATCGGCGTGTACCTGGTGGCCTTACGCAGCTGGCCCCTGCTGCTGGTGGGTGTGCTGGGCATTTTAGGCGGGTATTTCTACACCCTGGGCATTGCTTACAAGTACAGGGGCTTGGGGACCGTCCTGGTGTTCTTCTTAATGGGCCCCATGATGGCCTGGGGTGGGTATTACGTGCAAACCGGGACCAATGACTGGCTGCCGGTATGGGCTTCCCTGCCCGTGGGTTTTTTGATTTCGGGTTTGCTGCATGCCAACGACTTCCGCGACATCCGGCATGATGCCGCCGCGGGAATCGTGACCCTTGGGACCATCCTCGGCCATGACCGGAGCCTGTCCTTTTATTATTTCCTGGTGATTGCCGCTTACGCTTGCCTGGTGGCGCTGGTGGTCACCGGGGTGCTGCCCGTCGTCGCTTTGCTGCCCCTGCTGGCCCTGCCCAGGGTGTGGCAGCAGCTGCGGGATGCCCGGGAAGGATGGGCCGGGGATGGGGAAAAATTGGCCTGGTTGGAAAAGAATCATGCCCAGCTGCATTTTCAATTCGGGCTGCTCCTAGTGAGCGGGCTGCTGATCGACATCGTATTGTAGGAGGTATGCCATGGTATCCCGTCAAGTTTCCACGGCCCAGGTGCTGTCGGCCCTGGTCCTGGCGGCTGTTTTCTGGTATTTGATTTTCAGCGTCCAGCTTTTTAATTTCTGGTTATCCATGGCCGTGGCCGCCCCGGTCCTGGCCGGTTTGTCCGTGTTCTTTCAGGGACTGCCGGTGAACCGCCGGGATTTTCACCGGCAGTCCCTGTTGACGGGAGCGGCGGCCGCGGTCCTTCTCTACCTGCTTTTCTGGTTAGGTTACACCATCTCCCAGTGGCTGTTTTCCTTTGCTCAAGGCCAGGTCCATGCCATTTACCAGATCCGCACCCAGGGTGAAATGCTGGTGATGGCTTTGATCTTGCTGTTCATCACCAGCCCGGCGGAGGAAATCTTCTGGCGCGGGTTCATCCAGAAATGGGCCATGGACAGGTTCGGTGACTTGCCGGGCTGGCTGGTGGGTTCCCTGGTCTATGCCGGGGTCCATCTTTCCTCCGGCAATTTCATGCTGGTCATGGCGGCCCTGGTGGCCGGCCTTTTCTGGGGCTGGTTATACCGGCGGGAGCGGAATTTGGCTCCCTGCATCATTTCCCACTGCCTGTGGACGGTGGGCATCTTTCTCTTATTCCCGGTAATGTAAAAGGAATGAAAAAGGGCACCACTATGCTGGTGCCTTCAGACTGTAGGCCAAAGGAACAATTTCTCAGCAAGCTGCGGGCACCAATGGGCCGGTGCCCTTTTTTGGTAATGAAGTATAGGATGAAGCACGGTTCCTGTGACCTACTGCCGGGCGAAGGCCCGCCAGGCGATGTCCCGCCGGTAGTGGCAATGGGCAAACCGGATGGATGCCGCACCGGCATAGGCTTGGGCCACCGCTTCCCGCAGGGTGGGCCCCAGGGCGGTGACGCCTAAAACCCGCCCCCCGGCGGTGACAATCCGGTTTTCCCGGAAGGCGGTGCCGGCGTGAAAAGCCAGGACTCCCTCCGGCAGATCCGCCAGGCCGGAAATGGCATAGCCGGTTTCGTAGGGGCCCGGATAGCCGCCGGAGGCCAGCACCACACAGGCGGCGGCTTCTTCCGCCCAGGTGACATCCAGGTCAGATAAGGTGCCGTCTATGACCGCTTCCATGACTTCCACCAGGTCCGTCCTCAAGCGAGGCAACACCACCTGGCATTCCGGGTCGCCGAAGCGGGCGTTGAATTCCAACACCTTCGGCCCCTCCGCCGTCAAAATCAAACCGGCGTAGAGGACTCCCCGGTAGGGAATTCCTTCCCGGGCCAGGGCCGTCACCGTGGGCGCCAGGATTTTTTCATAAATTTCTTGCTGCAGCTCCGGGGTTTCCAATCCGGTGGGGCTGTAGGCCCCCATGCCGCCGGTGTTCGGTCCCCGATCTCCCTCGTAGACCCGTTTATGGTCCTGGGCCCAGACCATGGGTTTCACCGTTTTCCCGTCGGTAAAGGCCATGACGGTGATTTCCTCGCCCTGTAGGAATTCTTCCACCACCAGGACGGAGGAGGCTTCCCGGTGCTCCGCCGTCAACGTGTCCACCGCCAGGAGGGCTTCACGGGGACCGGCGGCCACGATGACGCCTTTGCCTGCGGCCAAGCCGTCGGCTTTGACGGCGCAGGGGCTGTCCAACTGCTCAATGTAAGCTTTGGCGTCTTGGGGGTTGTGAAAAGTCTGAAAACGGCCCGTGGGGATGCCGTACTTAGCCATGAGCTCCTTGGCGAAGGCTTTGCTGCTTTCCAGCCGGGCGGCGGCTTGGTTAGGCCCGAAAATACGCAAGCCGGCTGCTTGGAAAACATCTACGATGCCGGCGGCCAGGGGAGCCTCCGGTCCCACCACCGTTAAGTCGATCTTTTGGGCAAGGGCAAAATCCCGCAAGGCCGTCAAGTCCGTCGCCGGGATGGGGACGCACTCCGCCTGGGAGCTCATGCCGGCATTGCCAGGAGCGCAGTAGATTTTGGTCACCCGGGGACTTTGGGACAGTTTCCACGCCAGGGCGTGCTCCCGCCCACCGGAGCCTACCACCAGTACTTTCAACACCCATCACTCTCCTTAATCAACACTCTGCGTCCCTGCAGCACCACCCGGCCTTCCGCCAGCCACCGCACCACCTGGGGATAAAGCCGGTGTTCTTCCTGCAGGATCTTGGCCGCCAAGTCGTCGGCGGTATCTTCCGGGTTCACGGCCACCACCCGCTGGGCGATGATGGGGCCCGTGTCCATGCCTTCATCGACGAAGTGCACGGTACAGCCGGTGTATTTCACCCCGTATTTCCACGCCTGCTCCTGGGCATTGAGGCCGGGAAAGCTGGGGAGCAGGGAAGGGTGGATATTGATCACCCGCTGGGGGTAAGCTTGCAGCACCACGGGAGACAGGAGGCGCATGTACCCGGCCAGCACCACCAGCTCCACCCGGTGGGCCTGCAGTGTCTCCACCAGGGCCCGGTCGAAACCCTCCCTGGTGGCATAACCGGCGGGTTCAATGACCCGCGTGGGGATGCCGTGGCGCGAGGCTCGTTCTAATGCTTTAGCCTGGGGATTGTCGGAAACGACTAGTACAATTTCCCCGCCCAACCGGTCGGCGTTTTGCGCTTCAATCAGAGCCTGCAAATTGGTCCCTCGCCCGGAAGCCAGAACCGCAATTCTCAACAGGGGGCGCATGGTATTCCTCCTTTGTTTCCGCCGGTTAGAAGTACCGTGTTACCGGATCTTGCCTGCCTGTTTCAAGCTAAAGGGGGGTCAAATCTGGTTACCCCGCTGCCGGGGATGATGGAACCGATGGTATAAGCGGGAAGACCTTGGCTCGCCAATTCTTCCTTGACCGCTGTTTCTTCCCGGGGATCCACGATCAATACAAAACCGATGCCCATATTGAAGGTACGGTACATTTCCGAAGGCGCTACCGGGCCCTGCCGGGCGATTAACTCGAAAACCGGCGGCACCGGCCAGCTGCCTACCTGCACCAGGGCATCGAATTGGACGGGAAATGCCCTGGGCAAGTTTTCCACCAAGCCGCCTCCCGTGATATGGGCCATTCCCTTGACTTGGTATTTCTCCAGTAAAGGCAGTACGTATGGCACGTAGATCCTGGTGGGGGTGAGCAGTTCCTTTTTCAGCGCCGCCGGGTCCCCGGCGGCACCGGGCCGTGCTCGTTCCCGGTCAAAAAGCACTTTCCTGGCCAGGGAAAAGCCGTTGGAGTGGAGCCCGCTGGACGCCAGGCCGATGAGTTTGTCACCGGCGGTGACCCGGGAGCCGTCAATGATCTTCTCCCGCTCCACCACACCCACGGCAAAGCCGGCCAGGTCATAGTGGTCCGGTGGGTAGAAACCGGGCATTTCCGCCGTTTCACCCCCAATTAAGGCACAGCCTGCTTGCCGGCATCCTTCCGCTATGCCCTTCACCACGGCTGCCGCTTGTTCCGGCACTAGACGGCCGGTGGCCAGGTAATCCAGGAAGAATAAAGGCTCGGCTCCTTGTACTAAAATGTCATTAACACACATTGCCACCAGGTCAATGCCGACGGTGTGATGTTCATCCAGGTCAAAGGCCAGCTGCAGTTTGGTGCCTACCCCGTCGGTGGAGGCTACCAGCACCGGTTCCCGGTAGCGGCTGGGGTCTAAAGCGAACAACCCGCCGAAACCGCCGATGCCGGACAATACTTCCGGCCGGGTGGCGGTACGGGCATGTTCCTTGATCAATTCCACCGTCCTATTTCCCGCGTCGATATCCACCCCGGCCTCCCGGTAGCTGATCGCCTTGGTCCGTTCAGACAAGGGAATTCCTCCTTCCTAAGACTTAGTAGCTTTCCTGGCCGCCGGGCTTGCCCGCTATGTAATTGGCGTCGAAACAAGCGGTACAGAACCGGTCCTTGGGGCCTTGGAAAGAGTTGAGCAGCCCGGCCAGGCTGAGGTAATGGAGACCGTCGGCTCCGATATACCGGCGCGTGCCTTCAAGGTCGCCCTTTGCGGCGATTAATTCTTCCCGCTGGGAAGTGTCGACGCCGTAGTAACAAGGATACAGGACCGGTGGGGAGGTAATGAGCAGGTGGACTTCGCCCACCTCTACCCGGCGCAGCAGTTCAATGATTTTCTTGCTGGTGGTGCCCCGCACCAGGGAATCGTCCACCAGGATGATTTTCCGGCCTTGCACGATTTCCCGGATGGGATTGAGTTTCAAGCGGACGGCCACGTCCCTCATCTTCTGGGAGGGCCGGATAAAGGTGCGGCCGATGTACCGGTTCTTCATGAGCCCCTCGCAGAAGGGGAGCCCGGTGGCTTCGCTGTAGCCGGCGGCCGCGGCCGTGCCGGAATCGGGGATAGGGATCACCAGGTCCGCGTCCGGACGAACCTCTTTAGCCAGCTGCCGGCCCATTTCCCGGCGCACGATATTGACGGTTTCCCCGTCAATGATGCTGTCCGGCCTGGCGAAGTAGATGTATTCAAAGATGCAAACGGCGCGGCGCACCGGTACCATCGTCTGGTAGGAAGTGAGCCCGTTTTCATCAATGACCAGGATTTCCCCTGGTTCCAGGTCCCGGATAAAGGTAGCTCCTACAATATCCAACGCACAGGATTCCGAGGCCAGCACATAACCGTTCTCCAGTTTCCCCAGGCACAAAGGCCGGATGCCGTTGGGGTCCCGGACGCCGATGAGCTGTTTTTCGTTCATCACCACTAAGGCATAAGCCCCTTTGACGTCGATCATGCACTTCATCAAGGCTTCCGGCAGGGGATTCTGCCCGTAACGGGCAATGAGATTGACGAACAGCTCCGCTTCCGCATTAGACTGGAAAACGGATCCGTTAAAGGCTAAACGGTGATGGAGTTCGGCCCCGTTGACCAGCTTGCCGTTTAAGGCCAGGGCCACTGAGCCCCGCAAGTAATTGAAAGACAGGGGCTGGGCACCGGATAGGGAAGTGGCCCCGGTGCCGTAGAGGACATGCCCGACGGCGATATGTCCCTTGAGCTTCTGCAAGGTTTCTTCCGGGAATACTTCCGCTACCAATCCCTTGTTTTTGTACACCTGAATTCCTGTCCCGTCGGACACGGCGATGCCGGCACATTCCTGGCCCCGGTGCTGCAAGGCGTAGAGGCCGTAATAGGTTAGCATGGCTGCGTCCAGGCCCGGGGCAAAAATGCCGAAAACGCCGCACGCTTCACGGAATTGGCCGGTCATTTAGGCGCCTCCTTTTAACCGGTGGAACACTTGCACATAGGCGTCTTCTACCTGTCCCAGGTCGTGGCGGAAGCGGTCTTTGTCCAGTTTTTCCATGGTGTCTTTGTCCCAAAGCCGGCAAGTATCCGGGGAGATCTCATCCCCCAGTATCACCCGGTCCCCGTGGCGGCCGAATTCCAGTTTAAAATCCACCAGGATAAGATTGGCGGCCAGGAACCGCTGCTGCAGCAGCTCGTTGATCCGGTAGGACTGGGCTTTGATAAGAGCCACTTCTTCCGGTGCGGCCAGTTCCAGCACGGCGATGTGGTCTTCATTGATCATGGGATCTCCTAAAGCATCGGATTTATAGCAGAATTCCAACACAGGGTGTTTCAAAGGTGTTCCTTCCGGGATGCCCAGCCGCTTGGACAAGCTGCCGGCGGCAATATTGCGGACGATCACTTCAATGGGGATGATCTCCAGCCGGTGGACCAGCATCTCCCGTTCCCCCGCCAGCTGCAGGAAATGGTTGTCAATTCCGTTGTCTTTCAAGTAGCTGAAAAGCAGGGCGGAAATCTGGTTGTTGTAATAGCCCTTGTCTTGAATGGTACCTTTTTTCAAATTATTAAAAGCGGTGGCGTCGTCTTTATATTCCACCCAGTAAACCGCCGGATCGTCCGTTTGATAAATCTTTTTCGCCTTGCCTTCATAGAGCTGATCTAGTTTCGTGACCAATGGTACCTCCCCCTTGTATCCATCATTCGAGACCGGCTTTCCGGAAAATATAGTCCACTTGCTTGAGATGATAGCCGTAATCGAATAACCGGGAAATCTCCTCGCTGCTCAAGTACCTGGTAATGTCAGGATCGTTCAGGATCAACGCTTGGAAGGGCGTGTTTTCTTCCCAAGCCTTAAGAGCGTTACGCTGGACCCAGGCGTAGGCTTCTTCCCGGAGCACTCCTTTGTCTACCAGTGCCAGCAGCACCCGCTGGGAAAAGACCAGCCCGTGGGTGTGGTCCAAGTTCTGCCTCATGTTTTTTTCATGGACCACCAGGTTCTCAATGATATGGGTGAATTTGGCCAGCATGTAATCCAGCAAAATGGTGCTGTCCGGGATAATGACCCGTTCGGCGGAGGAATGGGAAATATCCCGCTCATGCCAGAGGGCCACGTTTTCCAAAGCGGTGAGGGCATGGCCTCTCAGGATCCGGGCCAGCCCGGAAATCCGTTCATTAAGAATGGGATTCTTCTTATGGGGCATGGCGGAGGAGCCTTTCTGGCCCCGGGCAAAGGGTTCCTCTGCTTCCAGCACTTCCGTGCGCTGCAGGTGCCTTAGTTCAGTAGCAAATTTATCTAAGGAAGAGCCGATGAGGGCCAGGGTGCATACGTATTCCGCATGCCGGTCCCGCTGGATGATCTGGGTGGACACCGGTGCCGGTTTCAGATCCAGTTTCCGGCAGACATATTCTTCCACCCGGGGATCGATGTTAGCGTAGGTGCCCACGGCGCCGGAGATCATGCCCACGCTGATGTTTTCCCTGGCTTTTTCCAAGCGGGCGATGTTCCGCCCCGTTTCCTGGTACCAGAGGGCCATTTTGAGGCCGAAAGTGGTGGGTTCAGCATGGATACCGTGGGTCCGGCCCATCATCAGGGTGTATTTATACTGCCGGGCCTTTTCCGCCAGGGCTTGCTGTAGGGTATGCAGTCTCTTCAGCAGCAGGTCGGCGGCGTCCCGCATCTGGAGGGCCAGGGCGGTGTCCAGGACATCGGAAGAAGTCATCCCCAGGTGGATGTACCGGGATGCTTCGCCCACTTTTTCCGCCACCGCCGTAAGAAAAGCAATGACATCGTGATGGGTGACCTGCTCTATCTCCTGGACCCGCTTTAAATCAAAACCGGCGTTTGCTTGAATCCGGCGCCAGGCTTCGGCCGGGATGTGGCCCAACCGGGCCTGGGCTTCGCAAGCCAGGACTTCAATCAAGAGCCATTTTTTCAGCTTGTTTTCTTCCGTCCAAATGGCCCCCATTTCCGGCAGTGTGTAACGTTCAATCATGGGTAACACCTCGCATATGGTTTAAGACCGCTGCTTAAGGTAAGCTTCCGCCCCCAAGGACTGCAGGCGGCGGTTTTTCTCTTGCACTTCCCCGGCCAGGTTAGCCCGGTATTGCCCCAGGCGCTCCCGGACGGCCGCATCCTGCAGGGCTAAGATCTGGGCGGCAAAAAGAGCCGCATTCTTGGCCCCGTTGATGGCCATGGTGGCTACGGGAATGCCTGCCGGCATTTGCACGATACTGTACAAGGAATCCACCCCGCCCAGGGTTTTCGTGGCCATGGGCACCCCGATCACCGGCAGCACGGTGAGGGCGGCTAAGACTCCGGGCAAGTGGGCGGCGCCCCCGGCCCCGGCGATGATCACTTGCAAGCCCCGGTCCGCAGCGGTTTTCGCGTAATCAAAGGCCTGTTCCGGGGTGCGGTGGGCGGAAGCGATGACCACTTCATAACCGATTTGCAATTCCTCCAGCAGGTCGGCGGCTTGTTTCATGATGGGCAGGTCGGAGTCACTGCCCATGACGATGCCAACCTTGATCTCATTCACAGGAACCACTCCTCTGATGCTTGTTCTCGGCCCTGTATCCAGCCGTGGCGAGGCCGGTAGTTGGGCCGGGTGCTGTTCCCGGTTTACCGGAAATAGGCAATGCCGGCCTTAAACAAGGGCATTTCCCTGGTGCCCGGGATATTGATGGCGGTATACGGCCCCCAGCGTTCCGGATGGGACATCTTTCCGAGGATTCTCCCGTCGGGGCTGGTGATACCTTCGACGGCGTACCAGGCGCCGGTGGGGTTGTCTTCGTAATCCAGGGCCGGCTGCCCTTGCTCATCCACGTACTGGGTGGCTACTTGTCCCTGCCGGAACAGTGCGGCGGCTTCTTCCGGTGGGGCGATGAAGCGTCCCTCCCGGCATGACACGGGAACCACATATGCTTCGCCCACTTCCGTCAAGGCCAGCCAGGGAGACAGGGTGGAGACCACTTTCGTCTTCACGTACTGGGCCTCATGCTGCCCGGTCCGGTTAACGGCCAGCAAAGGTGCCCGTGGGTGCAGGGGACGGAACCGTCCGTAAGGCAAAAGCCCGGTGCGCAGTAGAGCCTGGAACCCGTTGCCGAGGCCCAGTATTAAGCCGTCCCTGTCCAAAAACGCCAGGATGCTTTCCTGCACCCGGGGATGTCTTAGGATGAGCTCGATGTATTTCCCGGACCCTTCCGGTTCGTCCCAGTTGGCAGCCCCGCCGGGCAGCACCAGGATTTGAGCGGCGGATAAGGCTTCTGAGAACCGGTTTAGGGATGCCGCCAGGCCGTCTAGGGTCCGGTTGGTCAGGACCAGGGTTTCCACGGCGCCGCCGGCCCGGGTAAAAGCTCGCCCGGTTTCGTATTCCCCGTTGGTGCCGGGAAAAACGGCGATTAGCACCCTGGGCCGGGCTAAAGGAATGGATGCCTTGCGCGTCTTCCGGTGAGTGGCCCCCCCTTGGTCCCCCGGCGGAGGCAGCGGTTCATTTTGCTGCAGGACGCCGCCAAAAATGCCTGCTAAAGGCCTGTGCCAGGCGGTATAGGCTTCCTGCAAGGTGATAGCCACGCCGTTGACCACGATGGTTTCTTCCGCCTGGGTACGCCCCAGGCGGCGGAAAGGCACCCCGGCCAGTATTTCCTCCGGGGCCAGGTCCCCGGGCATTTCCAAGACGATGGTTCCATAATCCGGGGCGAACAATTCCTCCGGGCTCAAGGGTTCCTCCAGCACAAATCCAAGGCGGTTGCCGAAAGCCATTTTGCTTAAGGCGACTGCCAGCCCCCCGGTTTTGACGGTACCGGCGGCCAGAACATAACCGGCTTGGATGAGGGCGTGGATCTGCCGGAAATTAGCTTTCAGCTGCTCAAAGTCAGGGATCCCGTTTTCATCCTTGGGAGCAGGGATCAGGACAATCAGGCTGTTGGGCTTTTTGAATTCCGCTGACACCGCCCGGGTGACGTTGACGGTGTTGACCGCGAAAGCTACCAGGGTCGGGGGCACATCCAGGTCATGCCAGGTGCCGGACATGCTGTCTTTCCCACCGATGGAGGGGAGCAGCAGTTGCTTTTGGGCCCAGTAAGCGCCCAGCAGGGCGGCAAAAGGTTTGCCCCATTTTTCCGGCTGCCGGCCTAGTTTCTCAAAATACTCCTGAAGGCTGAGCCTGATGGTGGTGTAATCGCCGCCCAGGGCCACGTTTTTGGCCACGGCTTCCACCACGGCGTAGAGCCCGCCGTGGAAAGGAGACCACTGGGTGAGCTCCGGGTTAAATCCGAAAGTCATAATGGTCCCGGTGGTGGTTTCACCGTCCGGTACCGGGACCTGGCTGACCATCCCTTCCTGCGGCGTGCTTTGATACTTCCCGCCGTAGGGAGCCAGGACCGCGTGACCCCCTGCCGTGGCATCGAACAGCTGGGCCAGGCTCCGCTGGCCGGCGTTATTTAATTGCTGCAGGTGGGCCAGCCAGGCCTTTTTCAGATCGTCACCTTGCACAGGCGGCCCGGGAGGGGAGAAGTAGTTGTTTTCCCCGGCAGGGGCGGTAATCCTGACTTGGACTTCTTCTTTGATGCCGCCGGAATTCAGGAAGTCCCGGTCTAAATCGACAATGAGGTCTCCCTGCCAGTAGATTTTCAGGCGGCGGTCCGGCGTCACCCCGGCAATGGGGGTGGCGGCCAGCCCTTCCCCTTCCGCCAGTTGGAGAAAGGCGGGCACGTTTTCCGGGGCAATGACCACCGCCATTCTTTCCTGGGTTTCAGCCGTGGCGATTTCGGTGCCGTCCAACCCGCCGTAGGCGAGGGGAACCTGGTCCAGGTCTATGACCAGCCCATCTGCCAGTTCGCCGATGGCGACGGAGATACCGCCGGCGCCGAAGTCGTTGCATTTCTTGATGAGACTGGTGGCTGCCGGGTTCCTGAACAAGCGGATGAGCTTCCGTTCTTCCAGCGGGTTCCCCGCCGGCACTTCTGCTGCCCCCGGTTGCTGCGGGGAATGCCCCAGCTCCTTGGAAGAGCCGGTGGCGCCGCCGCAGCCGTCCCGTCCCGTCTTGTTGCCGACCAGCAGGATCACGTCCCCGGGCTGCGGCTTTTCCCTGTGGACCCAGTGGGCCGGGGCCGCCGCGATCAGGGCGCCCAGTTCCATCCTTTTGGCGCGGTATCCTTCATGATAGATTTCCACCACTTGACCGGCGGGTACGCCTACTTGATTGCCGTAGCTGCTGTAGCCCAGGGCGGCGGTTTTCGTGAGGTATCGCTGGGGCAGTTTACCCGGCAGCGTCTCTTCGATGGGGGTACGGGGATCGCCGCTGCCGGTAACCCGCATGGCTTGATAAACATAGGAGCGCCCGGACATGGGATCCCGGATGGCCCCGCCCAGGCAGGTGGCGGCCCCGGCAAAAGGTTCGATTTCCGTCGGGTGGTTGTGGGTTTCGTTCTTAAACATCAGCAGCCAGTCTTCCCGTTTGCCCTTGTGCTCCACGGCAATTTTGATGCTGGCCGCATTGGTCTCCTCGGATTCCTCCAGGTCCGGGAGAGCCCCAAGTCTGCGCAGTTCCTTCATGCTGATGGTGGCCAGGTCCATGAGGCAGGGGGCTTTCTGTCCTGCCAAACCCAGGGATTCCCTGGCTGCCAAATAAGCTTCATGAGCGGCTTTGATGGGCTCCGCCAGGGGTCCTCCTGCAATTTCCACGGCGGCAATGGGCGTGTTGAAAGTTTTATGCCGGCAGTGGTCTGACCAGTATGTATCTAAAATCCGGATTTCCGTGACCGTGGGGTCCCTTTGTTCCTGGTCCCGGAAGTAAGCCTGGCAAAACTGCAGGTCAGCCAAGCTCATGGCCAGTCCCAGTTCCCGGCCCAGGGAGGCCAGTTCATCTTCCCTTTTCCGGGTGAAACCTTCCAAAACGGCGATTTTGGGCGGGGCTGCCGGTGCTGCCTGCAGGGAGGCCGGTTTTTCCCAGTGTCCCTCCCGGGCAGCCAGGGGATTAAGCCAGTAGGATTTGATGCGGTCCAGTTCGGCCGGGGACAGCTCGCCGGAGAGGACCAGTATTTCCCCGGTACGGGCCACGGAGTCCGGTTGCCCCGTCAAAAGCATGATGGCTTGCGCGGCGGCTGCTTCTTTGGGATGGAATTGGCCCAAGAGCGGTTCTTTGATGAGGATGTGATCAGTTGGCTCTAGGGGCAGGGTTTCGACATAAATCTTATCGGCCATGGTCTCAGGGAACAAGGCGGCCAGCACCTGATCCCGGTGTTCCTCCGGCAGAATCATATCGTAGCGGTGAATGAGCCGCACCCCTTTGAGACCTTTAATGCCTAAGTATTCTTGCAATTCTTGCTGCAAGAGTTGGGCCGGGGCATCAAAGCCCGGTTTTTTTTCCGCAAAGATCCTGACAACCTGACTCATAGGGAGCCTCCTTTGTGAGGGATGGGCGAGTGAGCATTTCTTATTTACAAGTCTATCTTAACATGCTAGAATCTATTAGCAAAATTAATAATTCTAATATTTAATATTAGGGGAAATAATTCATGGCCGTGAATTTTGAACTCTACAAAGTGTTTTATTATGTCGCTTTTTGTAGAAGTTTTTCCGAAGCCGGGAAGCGTTTATTCATTTCCCAGTCGGCGGTGAGCCAGGCCGTTAAGCAGCTGGAAGAACAGCTGGGTACCACCTTGTTTATCCGGAGCAGCAAGCAGGTGCGGCTCACCCCGGAAGGGGAGCTCCTTTTCCAGCACGTGCAGCAGGGATTTGCGGCTTTCCTGGCGGGGGAAAAGGCCATCACGGAGCTTCATTCCCTGGAGCGGGGGGAGATCCGGATCGGCGCCAGCGACACCATTTGCAAGCATTACCTGCTGCCTTATTTCAAGGAATTCCACGCCTTGTATCCCCAGGTCCGTTTAAAGCTCCACAACCGCCCTTCCCCGGTCTGCC is a window from the Clostridia bacterium genome containing:
- a CDS encoding phosphoribosylformylglycinamidine synthase — protein: MSQVVRIFAEKKPGFDAPAQLLQQELQEYLGIKGLKGVRLIHRYDMILPEEHRDQVLAALFPETMADKIYVETLPLEPTDHILIKEPLLGQFHPKEAAAAQAIMLLTGQPDSVARTGEILVLSGELSPAELDRIKSYWLNPLAAREGHWEKPASLQAAPAAPPKIAVLEGFTRKREDELASLGRELGLAMSLADLQFCQAYFRDQEQRDPTVTEIRILDTYWSDHCRHKTFNTPIAAVEIAGGPLAEPIKAAHEAYLAARESLGLAGQKAPCLMDLATISMKELRRLGALPDLEESEETNAASIKIAVEHKGKREDWLLMFKNETHNHPTEIEPFAGAATCLGGAIRDPMSGRSYVYQAMRVTGSGDPRTPIEETLPGKLPQRYLTKTAALGYSSYGNQVGVPAGQVVEIYHEGYRAKRMELGALIAAAPAHWVHREKPQPGDVILLVGNKTGRDGCGGATGSSKELGHSPQQPGAAEVPAGNPLEERKLIRLFRNPAATSLIKKCNDFGAGGISVAIGELADGLVIDLDQVPLAYGGLDGTEIATAETQERMAVVIAPENVPAFLQLAEGEGLAATPIAGVTPDRRLKIYWQGDLIVDLDRDFLNSGGIKEEVQVRITAPAGENNYFSPPGPPVQGDDLKKAWLAHLQQLNNAGQRSLAQLFDATAGGHAVLAPYGGKYQSTPQEGMVSQVPVPDGETTTGTIMTFGFNPELTQWSPFHGGLYAVVEAVAKNVALGGDYTTIRLSLQEYFEKLGRQPEKWGKPFAALLGAYWAQKQLLLPSIGGKDSMSGTWHDLDVPPTLVAFAVNTVNVTRAVSAEFKKPNSLIVLIPAPKDENGIPDFEQLKANFRQIHALIQAGYVLAAGTVKTGGLAVALSKMAFGNRLGFVLEEPLSPEELFAPDYGTIVLEMPGDLAPEEILAGVPFRRLGRTQAEETIVVNGVAITLQEAYTAWHRPLAGIFGGVLQQNEPLPPPGDQGGATHRKTRKASIPLARPRVLIAVFPGTNGEYETGRAFTRAGGAVETLVLTNRTLDGLAASLNRFSEALSAAQILVLPGGAANWDEPEGSGKYIELILRHPRVQESILAFLDRDGLILGLGNGFQALLRTGLLPYGRFRPLHPRAPLLAVNRTGQHEAQYVKTKVVSTLSPWLALTEVGEAYVVPVSCREGRFIAPPEEAAALFRQGQVATQYVDEQGQPALDYEDNPTGAWYAVEGITSPDGRILGKMSHPERWGPYTAINIPGTREMPLFKAGIAYFR
- a CDS encoding adenylosuccinate lyase; translated protein: MIERYTLPEMGAIWTEENKLKKWLLIEVLACEAQARLGHIPAEAWRRIQANAGFDLKRVQEIEQVTHHDVIAFLTAVAEKVGEASRYIHLGMTSSDVLDTALALQMRDAADLLLKRLHTLQQALAEKARQYKYTLMMGRTHGIHAEPTTFGLKMALWYQETGRNIARLEKARENISVGMISGAVGTYANIDPRVEEYVCRKLDLKPAPVSTQIIQRDRHAEYVCTLALIGSSLDKFATELRHLQRTEVLEAEEPFARGQKGSSAMPHKKNPILNERISGLARILRGHALTALENVALWHERDISHSSAERVIIPDSTILLDYMLAKFTHIIENLVVHEKNMRQNLDHTHGLVFSQRVLLALVDKGVLREEAYAWVQRNALKAWEENTPFQALILNDPDITRYLSSEEISRLFDYGYHLKQVDYIFRKAGLE
- the purE gene encoding 5-(carboxyamino)imidazole ribonucleotide mutase codes for the protein MGSDSDLPIMKQAADLLEELQIGYEVVIASAHRTPEQAFDYAKTAADRGLQVIIAGAGGAAHLPGVLAALTVLPVIGVPMATKTLGGVDSLYSIVQMPAGIPVATMAINGAKNAALFAAQILALQDAAVRERLGQYRANLAGEVQEKNRRLQSLGAEAYLKQRS